GGCTGCTCCCCTGGGATGCACTCGGAGCTGTGTCCCCAGTGACCCAGTTGGGTGTATGGAGGGGACTCAGGGGTGACAGTGGGAGCTGGGTGATCACAGGTATCACCACCCAGCACTTCCAGTCACTCACCTCACCTCACCCCAGCACCGGGAGGATCCAGATGTCAGCCCTGCTAATAAACACATCAGATTTCAATCTCTGCAGCCATGGGATCGCTTTATCCTCCCTGTGCTCTCGACTCTGAAAGCAATTTTGCCTTCAGAAAGAGCAGCCTCCTCCCCACCCACGGGACCCGGGCACAGGCTACCTCCACCTCGGTGCCCCTGGGGCTTTAGGGGGGGTCTTTGTCCTGATGTGGCAATGGGGGGACTCCACTGCTTTGGTGGTAGGAGCATTCCCAGCCACAGATGGGTGCCCTGGGTTGGGTTTGTCGCACTGTCCTCAGGGAGCAGCTTGTTTTTGGGGCACAGCAGATGCAGCAAGGGGCAGCCAGCACTCATCCATCTGGATATTGGTTACCTGCCATCTTATCTGCGCTCCCAAAGACAAAGGCACAGTTAAAACATTTTAGAGCAGCCTTCATAGCGTATTAACATGTTATCTAACCCATTAAACCAGAGGCTTATCAGATAATCAAAGCCATTAAGCCCTGAAGCTGCTGCGACTTTGGGTGCGGGGATGGGAAatgctccttcctctccaccGCAGGCCCTGCCCGGACCCCCCGTGCCGTGCCAGGACCCCCCGGCAAACGGATGGATCCCACCACCCACCACGGACACGCAGCTCTGGGAGAcccaccagcagctcttggCCCCAACTGAATGCCCACCTCCCCGGGGATCTGGGGGTGCTGCAGGTTGGGGAATTTTGGAGGGTGTCgtgctgatgctgtgcctgtTTCCTTGCAGATGAGCTGGATCTGGAGGTGCAGGATGGAGAGAGACGGGTGCGAACCCGCAGGAGTCTTCCCGAAGGCTTCTCCTGGGGACCCTTCCAGGGCAGCATCCACAGCAAGCCGGCATCATCAGGGCATGGGGACACGGTAAGAAGCCACCCCCATGGGGATGGTGGCAGGGGAAgtcccaaacaaacaaattgtTTGGGAATAGCAGTCCATTTGGGATGGATTTTCCCTACCCAGGCTCGTCACTCCCTGAGAATCTCCTGGTTTGGGTGCCCAGGAGGTTTCCCTCCCCTACACTGAGGTGAGAGTGTTcccatgggcagcaggtcagGGTGCTGGCTGTCCCCTCTACATAGCTACAGGTTGCTTGGTTATTTGTGGATAGTCATGGGATCTGCATTTCCCACCCCAAATTTGCTCCCTGGGGACTCTGATTGTGCCTGGAAAGCACCAGCAGCAGTGGTGAAGGGGCAGGAAAGGGGGCACCAAGGTGGCACCAAGGGGCTGGTGGCTGTTAGTGGCTGTTGGTGCCATCACtgggctgagcagcagaggaggggggGGGTGTATCCATGAATGTGTACATGGGTGTGTTTCAGGCTCTGGATCCTCATATCCCGGCCACAGCCTTCCCTCCACATCCCCCCCGAGCCACACACAGGCAGCTCGAACCCAGGATCCTCCAGGCCTGGCTCCATCcccacctcttcctcctcctctctccctcgctcttcttttcttttccttttctttttttttagctcaggCCCGTTTATCTTTGCTGAATTAAATCCTTGATTAACCCTTATCTGCCCAGTTTGGCTCCCTATCTCCCGGTTGGCGCCGTGTGTCCAGACACCCGGTACAGGATGATTGATTTCTCAAAGATATGCGCGGCTTTTTTCTGATACTTCATTTATTGTCTAAATATTTTTGCTCCCATTTCAGCAGCTCCCTTATCGAGCCCGGCTGAtgattcccagccctgctctcctctgccACTCGCCTCCCTCCCTATCTCTgctcagggaagggaggaaggaatcGCAGCCCCATCCCTGATACGGGCTGTCGCCCTCAGGTCCCTTCGTCTTTGTTGCTGGCGGCGGGGTGGGCGTGCAGGGGGTCCCCCACAAATCCtacctggctctgctcctcatCTCTGTGTGGGAGATTATCCCACCCTGGGCTTTTAGTGGGAGCTGGGAACACTGGATCGCTTTAATGCATCTGTGGCATCGTGTGTGCCTATGGCTTTGCTaatggaggaaaaggagaaggaggaagaggaggaggaggaagatccctgcctgcccccagcTGATCCCACAGGGATCCCCCAAAACATCAGTGCTCAGGAGGGTGTGGAAACCCACTGAGAGCCAGCCTGGGGGTGCCAAGGAATTGTGGAGCCCCCCTGGGGCTGTCCCCCaactccatccctgccccatgtccccccccCAGCCACCCAGCCCGGGGTGCAGCGAGGGCACAGGGCCGTGCCCATGCGCCATCCCGGCGGATGCGGAGCAGATAGGGTTTCTGATGGTTATCAGCCGGTGTGGAGCAGAGACACCGACCTCTTTGTTCCAGGGAGAACAAGGAAAGGCTTGACGCAGGGGCTGGGGCCGCTgaggggagctggggtgggcaccctggggtgctgggagcaCTTTGGGGTGCTGCAGGACTCCTGGGCACTACAGGGACCTCCCTCCATCAGGGGGTACCCACAGCTTCCCCCAAGCACAGAGCAAAACTGCAAAGGGgccatcccctccctcctccaccaTGGTCCCCAAGGGTGCTCAGCCCACAGcacccatccctgtgtcccatgTGCTCATCCCAATGTCTCCAGCCCCCATGGGCCAGGTGGgttcccccagcactgtggGCCATGCACATGCATGTGCAAGTGCCTCACACACGTGTGCAAGCGCCTCACATGCATGTTGAGGGGGTTTATCACGCTGCTGGCACTTGGCTCCTGGCAGTGATAAGGCCCCAACCGGCTGCTACTGTCAGACTGAGTTGGAGGGGTTGGAAATATTGGGATGGATAATTAGATTTCATATCGTTACTGCAGCAGCCATCGGAGGATCAGGGAGATTAATTTCCCCCCCCTTATGCTCATTAATATTCATTAGAAtgcagggaggcagagctgggcaggggctgagcagggagtgCTGTGGCCACCCCTGGCAGCCCCTCAGCGTGATCTCGGCCTGTTTTGGGGAGTGCTGTGACCAACCCTGTCAGCCCCCCCCCTGACCCCAGCCTGGCACCCCTCACTGTGACCCTGACCCATTTCAGGGAGCACTGTGATCCCCCGGCAGCCCCTCACTGTGACCCTGTCATGTTTTGGGGAGTGGTGCTgaccccctgtccctgccctggcagagcccacCCGTGACGCTGGTGCTGGGGGACGAGAGCTGCTGGCTGTCCCGCCTGCCCCTCGTGCCCGGAGAGCCCGATGCCAACGCCGTCATCTACAGGAAAGGTTGGTACCAGTGTCTGTGGGGGTTCAGAGGGAAAGTGTCCCCATCGACGCCCCCAGTCCCAGTGTCTGCTCTCCGTGTCCTCCCGCTGGTTGTCCCTGGGCTTGTCCCCAGACTTGTCCCCTGTCCCAGCCTCTCTGGCTGTCTGATGCCAAGAGGGCTGGAGAGAGTCCCAGCAGGGATGGGTGCAGGGATGGCACAGGTGTAAGGATGGGTATAAAGATGGGCACAAGGGTAGCACAGGCATGGGTGTAAGGGTAGACTAAGGGATGGATATAGGGATGAATGCAAGGATGGTGTAAGGATGGATgcagggatgggcacagggatggaaaCAGGGAGAGACATAGGGGTGGATGCAAGGATGAGTGTAAggatggacacagggatgggcacAAGATTGGCACAGGGATGAGTGCAGAGATGGTTGTAAAGATGGGCACAGGTATGGGTGTAAGAGTGAACTCAGGGATTGGCACGGGAATGGGCGCATGGATATGTGCAGGGATTGGCAGAAACCAGAGCTGCGGCTCGGGACAGGCACGGCCGTGCAGGGCTCAGACACGGGCAGACACTGCCATCTCCAGGCCGTGGCTGGGAGGAAACACCGGGCACTGCCGGGACAGCGGGGACAAGGcgggacagaggggacagggtgtCCCAGAGCCACGCGGGCAGCAGGACGGAGTCCAGGGATCCACGCTGACCGCTGTCCCCCCATTCCAGATGAAGCTCTATGGTGCCGGACCACACGCGCGCTGCGAGAGAACGAGCATGTGAGCGCCTTCGTGGTGGCAGAGCCACCGGCTGTCCCCAACCACGGGGTGAAGGCGGAGCCCAGCGAATCCCCGTACCCGGCAGCGCTGCACTCGGAcatccagctgctgccacagcaggcCGGCATGGCCGCCATCCTGGCCACCGCCGTGGTCAACAGTGAGTCCTGGGGACATGTGGAAGGGACATGGCCCTGCCAGGGCTCCCAAACCCATAATACAGGTGATGCATGTCCCTTGTCCCTTCCCTTTTGCAGAGGACGTGTTCCCGTGCAAGGACTGTGGGATCTGGTACCGGAGCGAGCGCAACCTCCAAGCCCACCTGATGTACTACTGTGCCAGCCGACAGAGCGCCAGCGCTGGCTCACCAGCCGTGGATGAGAAGCCCAAGGAGACGTATCCCAACGAGCGCGTCTGCCCCTTCCCCCAGTGCAAGAAGAGCTGTCCCAGTGCCAGTTCCCTGGAGATCCACATGCGGAGCCACAGCGGtatggcatggcatggcaccAGCACCTCTCGTCTGggtggaggggcagggaggcTGTGGGGCGACAGCACGGTGACCAGTTTGATGAGATTCTCCCCATTTGGGTCACTGGTTTGGGGCAGCTCACTTGTACATCTTCCGCCATCTCAGCCCTGTAAAGATGGAGGGATTTGGCCCTGTGGGTTGGCCCTGTGGTCCCCATCTCCCTTCCTGAGCGTTCGTGTGTCCCGCAGGAGAGCGGCCGTTCGTCTGCCTGATCTGCCTGTCCGCCTTCACTACCAAAGCCAACTGTGAGCGGCACCTGAAGGTGCACACGGACACCCTGAATGGTGAGTGTTCCCATGGGAACACCCCTGTCCCttctggcacagcctggggatGGGTACTGGCTCTTCTCGCCCTGCCAGGTACCCGCTCAGCCCATGCCGTGTTCCCAACAGGTGTTTGCCACAGCTGCGGCTTCATCTCCACCACGAGGGACATCCTGTACAGCCACCTGGTCACCAACCACATGATCTGCCAGCCGGGCTCCAAGGGCGAGGTGTTCTCGCCTGGATCAGCCATTCCTGCTGCCAAACCCGTCGCTCCTGGtgagtgctggggctgcagccacagggcaCTTGGGGTGGCATTGGCACTGAGGCCTTGTACCCAACAGGCTCTGGTGGCAgagagggaggtgggaatggggcagTGTCCCTGTGTTGGGAATGGGGAACAGGGTGAGCATCCCTGTACTAGGGGTGTTGGTAACAGGGGCAGGGCAGCATCCCTATACTGGGATGTTGGGAAAGGAGCAGCGTCTCTGCATGAGAAATATTGGGAATGGGAAATGGGGCAGGATCCCTATGCCAGGGGTGCTGGGAATCGGGGACggagcagcatctctgtgcGGGGGTGTCAGTAATAGGGGATGgagcagcatccctgtgccaggggcatGGGTAACAGAGGTCAGGGTAGCATCGCTGTGCCAGGATGTCAGTGACACTGGTGCCTCTgtcccctggcagggctgagccagcCGAACAACGCGTCCCTGCGGAAGTGCAGCCTGCCAGCGTTCCTGCCCGAGGGGCTACCGGCGCTGCCCCAGCACATGGTGCTGCCCGGCCCCCCACCCGGCCCCCCGCCTGGCCCCGATGCCACACTGCCCCCAGCACCACCTTCCTCGCCCCCTGATGCCAGGGCTGGCAAGCTCTCACCACCAGCCCAGCCACAGAATGGGGAAGGGCCTTCATCAgcatcatcctcctcttcctcctcctccacctccagcGAGACTGTCTGCATCAAGGAGGAGCCTGCCAGCAGCCCAGTGAGCGAGGCGGAGGCACCGAAAagcggggagggggctggcAGCCCCAACGCTGGCTCCCGGACCTCGTCCCCCCGCAGCCTACCCCCGGCCAAGGTCAAGTCAGAGCTCACCAGCCCCACGCCAGGCTCCAGCCCAGTGCCCAGCGAGCCAGGGACAGGCACAGCCGGCGGCACCGTCTTCCTCCCCCAGTACGTGTTCGGCCACGAAGCCGCAGTGGTGCCGCAGGCATCGGAAATCCTGGCGAAGATGTCAGAGCTGGTGCACAACCGGCTGAAGCAGGGCCACGGGCACACGGTGCCACCCACCATCTACACAGGCACACCAGTGCCCAAGGGTGCCACTTGCTTTGAGTGCGAGATCACTTTCAACAACATCAACAACTACTACGTGCACAAGCGCCTCTACTGCTCCAGCCGGCACCTGGCTGAGGACAGTCCCCCCGGGGCACGCAAGCTCAAAGCACCCCCTGGGGCGCCCAAGGGTCCTCCTGCCCCGGGGACACTGCTGTCCCCTCCGGTGGGCAACGGGCAGGGGACACCagcaggggatggggacaccagCCGCGATGCCACACCACTGACCACTGTGCCAGAGGTGAAGGCAGAAGAGGGGGGTGGCAAAGCAGGGTCCCCCGAGGCAGAGGGGGGATCTGGGCGATGCAGCGAGGACAGCCAGAGCCCCGGCAGCTCGGTGGGGGACGAGGGGGATGAAGACCCCAGCAAGACGTTGTGTGAGGCCTGTAACATCCGCTTCAGCCGCCACGAGACCTATGTGGTGCACAAGCGCTTCTACTGTGCCTCCCGCCACGACCCCCCCCtgcgccgccccgccgcccccaaAGTGCCCTTCCTGCCGCAGCCCCTGCGCACCCGCAAGCGCCGCAAGCTCTACGAGATCCACGGGGCCGCTCACCGACCTGCTGagcccccaccagcccctgaCCCACCGCCAGCCTCCGACCCAGCCGGTGCTGCCCCCTCGTCTCACACCAGCCCCGATGCCGAGGGTCCCATTGACCTGAGCAAGAAGCCACGGTGGCAGAGTGAACCAGCACCGGCTCCGGCGCCACTGCTGCCCTTGGCTGACTACCACGAGTGCACCGCATGCCGCATCAGCTTCAACAGCCTCAACACCTACCTGGTGCACAAGAAGTACCAGTGCCCAGCCACACCGCTGCAGCCCCGCACCCTCGAGCACCTCCAGAAGATGAAGGGGGCGATGCCCGCCCCCCTCAAGGGGCGGCACAGCCCCGGCAGCCCCAATGAGGGGGACCCTGAAGGTGTGCGGGTGAGGGCAGCCCCGGCGGGCAGCCCCAGCATCCCCTATGCCGGGGCGGACTCACTGCAGCGTCACCCCAAGAGTCCCCTACCACCCCCGGGGGTGAAGGGACCTCTCGCTGCCTGTCCCTACTGTCCCCTCAACGGGGCCATCAAGGGCGACCTCCTTGAGCACTTCCGTAATGCCCACGGGCTCTTCGTGGCCAAGCCGGCAGCGGCCGGGCAGGGGGTCCCCGACGCCCTGGCCCCTGGTGCCAGCAGGACACCCGAACCCCCTCTGCCCACGACGTCACCCCCTCGCCCGCCTGCCCCCCGCCTCCGTCGGGACAGCTGCAGTGCCAAGGAGGGCCAGGATGGCGGCAGCAGCCCCCGGCCCCCTGCGTCCCCCCGGCCACCCCCCTCGCCCGGAGCCCCCGAGGCACTGCGGGAAGCTGCCCGCAAGCCCCCCACGCCCCCCGCCTACACGGACAGGGGGGTGCAGACCCCCCCGGCCAAGGCTGTGCCTGGCCCTGTGCCCAACGGCAACCACAGGTACTGTCGCCTCTGCAACATCAAGTTCAGCAGCCTCTCCACCTTCATCGCACACAAGAAATATTACTGCTCCTCCCACGCTGCCGAGCACGTCAAGTAACCCCTCCCCATGCCCCCCGCCATTGCtcggggggctgcaggggctgggggacaggggacCGGTGCCTGACACCCCTCCCTTGCAGGGGTTGGTGGGGGGGAGAGGACCCCCAGGAGGCTCTTCTGGGTCAGCTTCAGCATCTGGAGCCCCAAACTTCACCCCGGCTCAGGGGTCTGAGGACCCTGTGGTGGGGAGCGTGGTGCTGAGGGGGGTCAGCCCCCACCTCTGCCCCAAAACTgaggcaggggctgtggggaggctTTGCCCCCAGGTAGACACTACAGGGTTGGGATGGGGGGTATGGCATGTCCAGACCCTGGAAAACATGAAGATGCCCCCACTGCAGAGCGGACcctgcacagagacagcactggGGGCAAGGatggagctgccctgggaacCGTGTGTATAAGTgtgtacagaaataaatatgtctAAACACCTGTGTGAGGGTGGGGGACACGGTGGGGGCTGGCATGGCCACTGTCaccctgtggggacagggaatggagaCAGTGGCAATAGCAGGGCAGGGCATGATGTCCCCACACTGTCCTTGGCACCCCTTGATGGCACCTACGTCACCCCAGGGGGGTCACACATCTATGCCATGGGGCAATGCAGCCACCCCCAGACTGGGTGCAGCTGGTGCTGGCTGCAGGCTGATGGCTCATTAATTATCAGGCTAATTAAGCTCCCACAGCCGCAGGTGGGGCTCAGGTCTCCTCCCACACCAGCAGTTCCTGCACTGGAGCTCCAGACCCCTGCAGTGGATGCCCAGGTGAGCGTGGCCCAGGTCATGAGTTCCCTGCCGTGTGTCAGGGGGCAGAATGTCCCTAAGGACCCCAGAGCACAGCTTCTCActtccccacagctcccagtaAGCACAGGCAGGCAGTGGGTTGTTCCCCCTCATCCTGCCCTGTCTGGCAGGGATTGTGCTTTAGGGACCTCTCTGCGCTCCCCATCCCCTCTCAGGGACAATCCCCAAGAGCCAGGTCGATGGAAACCAGTGCCCCCAGCTCTGTTTGTTTCCCAGCTGGtatccctggagctgctgggcgGTTGTGATCCCCATGGACATGGCCAGGGCAGCACCAGTGCCTGGGGTTGTGCAAAGGTGGTGGGTtacagcagctttccctgcacAGCAGGGCTGCCAAGGGGGCTGAGGACCCCAGAGACTGGAACACCCCCTCCAGGACAGGGGCAGTGTGCTTCTGTGCCAATCCTGGACAGCCTgaaggagcagggacacctttcatcCCTTCAAATGGAGCAAGAACAGGCTTGGTGCCAGCTGCCACAGGCCAGTGGGTTTGGGATTTGCCCCATCCCCTTCTCGTGGTTGTCTGCAATGCTGGAGGGGTCTCAGCTCTGCGCCAGGAGGTGAGAGCCAGGCTCTGGGTGCGAGGGAGGAgggcaaaggcagcagctcccttgGGAAGTGTTTGCAACAGTTCCCCTCCTCACATGCTCTTACAGCAGCACCCCTGAGTGCCAAGTAGTGCAAGGGGCTGAGTGTcttgtgtgtccccccccccccccgcaaaGATGACACAAGATGCAGATGAATTCAggaaaactttatttaaataaatatatttacagagcAGCAGCTATTCCAGAGCAGATCTGGCCCCGCTCAGTCAGCGGAGT
The Chiroxiphia lanceolata isolate bChiLan1 chromosome 13, bChiLan1.pri, whole genome shotgun sequence DNA segment above includes these coding regions:
- the ZFPM1 gene encoding zinc finger protein ZFPM1, yielding MSRRKQSNPRQIKRSLAAMEEGEDGPVGEKSPSERDGATSDHEGSAEHDSSSPPSSEESRDTPESPKEQEKPDPGENPQELDTWNGPDELDLEVQDGERRVRTRRSLPEGFSWGPFQGSIHSKPASSGHGDTSPPVTLVLGDESCWLSRLPLVPGEPDANAVIYRKDEALWCRTTRALRENEHVSAFVVAEPPAVPNHGVKAEPSESPYPAALHSDIQLLPQQAGMAAILATAVVNKDVFPCKDCGIWYRSERNLQAHLMYYCASRQSASAGSPAVDEKPKETYPNERVCPFPQCKKSCPSASSLEIHMRSHSGERPFVCLICLSAFTTKANCERHLKVHTDTLNGVCHSCGFISTTRDILYSHLVTNHMICQPGSKGEVFSPGSAIPAAKPVAPGLSQPNNASLRKCSLPAFLPEGLPALPQHMVLPGPPPGPPPGPDATLPPAPPSSPPDARAGKLSPPAQPQNGEGPSSASSSSSSSSTSSETVCIKEEPASSPVSEAEAPKSGEGAGSPNAGSRTSSPRSLPPAKVKSELTSPTPGSSPVPSEPGTGTAGGTVFLPQYVFGHEAAVVPQASEILAKMSELVHNRLKQGHGHTVPPTIYTGTPVPKGATCFECEITFNNINNYYVHKRLYCSSRHLAEDSPPGARKLKAPPGAPKGPPAPGTLLSPPVGNGQGTPAGDGDTSRDATPLTTVPEVKAEEGGGKAGSPEAEGGSGRCSEDSQSPGSSVGDEGDEDPSKTLCEACNIRFSRHETYVVHKRFYCASRHDPPLRRPAAPKVPFLPQPLRTRKRRKLYEIHGAAHRPAEPPPAPDPPPASDPAGAAPSSHTSPDAEGPIDLSKKPRWQSEPAPAPAPLLPLADYHECTACRISFNSLNTYLVHKKYQCPATPLQPRTLEHLQKMKGAMPAPLKGRHSPGSPNEGDPEGVRVRAAPAGSPSIPYAGADSLQRHPKSPLPPPGVKGPLAACPYCPLNGAIKGDLLEHFRNAHGLFVAKPAAAGQGVPDALAPGASRTPEPPLPTTSPPRPPAPRLRRDSCSAKEGQDGGSSPRPPASPRPPPSPGAPEALREAARKPPTPPAYTDRGVQTPPAKAVPGPVPNGNHRYCRLCNIKFSSLSTFIAHKKYYCSSHAAEHVK